The window CCTACCGCATGCGCCAGCGCCCGGTGCGTACCGCGGCCGGCACCTCTACCATCGTCGTGTCGATCTTCTACCTGCTCGCGCAGATGGCGGGCGCCGGCGTCCTGGTCTCGCTGCTGCTCGGCATCACCAGTGACGCCGGGAAGGTCGGCATCGTCGCCCTGGTCGGCATCCTGATGATCGTGTACGTCACCATCGGCGGCATGAAGGGCACCACCTGGGTCCAGATGGTCAAGGCCGTGCTGCTCATCAGCGGCACGCTGCTCATCACCTTCCTGGTGCTGCTCAAGTTCGACTTCAACGTCTCCGACCTGCTCGGATCGGCGGCCAAGAACAGCGGCCAGGGCGCGGCCTTCCTGGAGCCCGGCCTCAAGTACGGCCTCACGACCACCTCCAGCATCGACTTCATCTCGCTGGGCATCGCCCTGGTGCTGGGCACGGCCGGTCTGCCCCACATCCTGATCCGCTTCTACACCGTGCCCAACGCCAAGGCCGCCCGTAAGTCCGTGAACTGGGCGATCGGCATCATCGGCGGCTTCTACCTGATGACCATCGCGCTCGGCTTCGGCGCGGCGGCCCTCATCTCCAAGCAGGAGATCGTCGAATCCAATCCCGCGGGCAACACGGCCGCGCCACTGCTCGCCCTGCATCTGGGCGGCGTCGACTCGGCCTGGGGCGCGATCCTGCTCGCCACGATCTCCGCGGTGGCCTTCGCGACGATCCTCGCGGTGGTCGCCGGTCTGACCCTGGCCTCGTCCTCGTCGTTCGCCCACGACATCTACGCGAACGTCATCAAGAAGGGCCAGGCGACCGAGAAGCAGGAGATCAACGCCGCCCGCTACGCCACCATCGGCATCGGAGTCGTCTCCATCGGCCTCGGCGCCCTCGCCCGCGACCTCAACGTCGCCGGTCTGGTCGCCCTCGCCTTCGCGGTCGCCGCCTCCGCCAACCTGCCGACGATCCTCTACAGCCTCTTCTGGAAGCGGTTCACCACCCAGGGCGCGCTGTGGTCGATCTACGGAGGCCTCACCACGGCGGTCGGCCTGGTGCTCTTCTCGCCGGTCGTCTCGGGCAAGGCCACCTCGATGTTCCCGGACGTCGACTTCCACTGGTTCCCGCTGGAGAACCCGGGCATCATCTCCATCCCGGTCGGCTTCCTGCTGGGCTTCGTCGGCACCCTCCTGTCCAAGGAGAAGGCGGACGCCGGCAAGTACGCCGAGCTGGAGGTCCGCTCCCTCACCGGAACCGGAGCGCACTGACCGTCACACCGAGCGGCCGCGTCGTAGATCCCTACGACGCGGCCGCGGCATGTCTGGAGCGATCGGGCCACTCTCGTTGTCGGTCCCTTCACGTAGGCTCGCAGGTATCGGGTCGACTGATCGTTCGAAGCAGTCAGGTCCGTATCGAGGGAGGGGGCCCACGTGCTCATCGACACCTACGGCCGGGTGGCCACCGACCTGCGCGTCTCACTGACCGACCGGTGCAACCTGAGATGTACGTACTGCATGCCCGAGGAGGGCCTGCAGTGGCTGGCCAAGCCCGACCTGCTCACGGACGACGAGATCGTCCGTCTCATCGGCATAGCGGTGACGCGACTCGGCATCACCGAGGTCCGCTTCACCGGCGGCGAGCCCCTGCTGCGCCCCGGTCTCGTCGGGATCGTGGAGCGCGTGGCCGCTCTTGAGCCCCGCCCCCAGATGTCCCTGACGACGAACGGCATCGGCCTCAAGCGCACCGCGACCGCCCTGAAGGCGGCAGGGCTCGACCGGGTCAACGTCTCGCTGGACACCCTGCGCCCGGACGTCTTCAAGACCCTCACCCGCCGTGACCGCCACAAGGACGTCATCGAGGGCCTCGAAGCGGCCCGCGCCGCGGAGCTGACGCCGGTCAAGGTCAATTCCGTACTCATGCCGGGACTGAACGAGAACGAGGCGCCGGACCTGCTCGCCTGGGCCGTGGAGCACGACTACGAACTGCGGTTCATCGAGCAGATGCCCCTCGACGCGCAGCACGGCTGGAAGCGCGAGGGCATGGTCACCGCCGGGGACATCCTCGCCTCGCTGCGTACGCGCTTCGAGCTCACGGAGGAAGGGTCCGAGGAGCGCGGCTCGGCGCCCGCCGAGCGCTGGGTCGTGGACGGCGGACCGCACCGGGTCGGAGTGATCGCCTCGGTCACCCGCCCGTTCTGCTCGGCCTGCGACCGTACGCGGCTCACCGCGGACGGCCAGGTCCGCACCTGCCTCTTCGCCTCGGAGGAGACCGACCTGCGGGCGGCGCTCCGCTCGGACGCGCCGGACGAGGAGGTCGCCCGGATCTGGCGGCTGGCGATGTGGGGGAAGAAGGCCGGAGCAGGTCTGGACGACCCGTCGTTCGTACAGCCGGACCGCCCGATGTCGGCGATCGGCGGCTGACGGCCCGGCGCGGGGGCGCCGCCCGCTCAGCTCTCGGGCGGCCGCTCCGCGGACTCCCATTCCTCCATGAGCACGACATCCTTCAGGAAGCCGCGCGTGCCCAGGAACTTCGACAGGTGTTCGCGGTGCTCCTCGCACGCGAGCCAGGTCTTGCGCCGCTCAGGTGTGTGCAGCTTCGGATTGTTCCAGGCGAGCACCCACACGGCGTCCGCCCGGCAGGCCTTGGCGGAGCAGATGGGAGAAGAGGAGGACTCCGGGTCGGAACCGGGGACGTTCAGAATCACGTCCTCGACCCTAGTCGAGGAGTCACCCGGTAGGACCGGCGGATGTGCCCGTCCGGCAGGCCCCGCAAAAGGCGACGCCGAGCAGCCACGGGGGGAGCTGCCCGGCGTCGGTCTGTCGCTCCGACGGGGGATGCGGAGCGCGTTCCAAGTATGTCACGGGTAACCCGTTGCCCGGCAACGGAACAACATGATTGATCTGAGCTTTTCCTGAGCTTTGCGGGGGGTCCGGATTCCGCTTTCGGAGCATCCTCCGTGGTCAGGCCCGCTCGCGCGGTTCGCCCCGCGGACGCGCGTCCGGGTCGGCCGCCAGGTCCTCCGGGGCGGGTTCCGCGACGCCTCCGGCACCGGGCTCCGCCAGCATGGGACGGGTGGGCGCGGTCACGAAGGTGGACGGCAGCGAGGGCGCGTTCTCCCGGCCCGCGTTGGCGATCACCACGGAGATGTAGGGGAGCAGGATGCCGAGCACCAGCGCAACGACCGCGACGTGCCGCTCGACGTTCCACAGGGTGGCCGCGAGGACCACGGAGACCGTGCGGACGGACATCGAGATGATGTAGCGGCGCTGCCTGCCCCGTACGTCGTCGGCGAGCCCCTGCCGGGCCCCGGTGATCCGGAAGACCTCGGCGTCGCTCTGCTTGCGCATCACGCTCCACCACCCCGCCTGCATCGGACGCTCCCGGCCCGTACGGACCTCCACGTTACGCCGCGGCTGCGCCGCCCACGAGACCGGGTCGGCTCCGGTCCGGCTGGTGACGACTGCGCCGTACCGCGTACGGCCGTGCCCGACATGCGCCGTACGGCAACCGGCCCGACACTGGGCGTAATGCTCGCGTAGAGCCGTATAGGAGGCAGCCATGGGCTGGTTGTGGGCGATCATCGTGGGATTCGTACTGGGCCTGCTGGCCAAGGCGATCATTCCGGGCAAACAGCACAGCCCGCTCTGGCTCACCACGATCTTCGGGATCATCGGCGCGATCGTCGGCAACGCGATCGCCCGCGGCTTCGGTATCGACGAGACCAGTGGCATCGACTGGGGCCGGCACGCCCTCCAGCTCGCCGCCGCGGTCGTCATCGTCTTCCTGGGCGACATGCTCTACACGGCGATGCGAGGCAACAAACAGAGAACCTGAACGCACGCGAGGGAGGGCGGGTCCGTGGCGGACCCGCCCTCCCTCGCGAGCCGGGCGCCGGCGGCAGCGGGCGCCCTTTTCCTACGGAGCGACCTCCACGGCGGCAAGGTTCTTCTTGCCCCGCCGCAGCACCAGCCACCGCCCGTGCAGCAGGTCCTCCTTGCCGGGGACGGCGTCCTCGGAGGCGACCTTCACGTTGTTCACGTACGCCCCGCCCTCCTTGACCGTCCTTCGCGCCGCCGACTTGCTGGCCACGAGGCCCACCTCCGCGAAGAGGTCCACCACGGGGCCGGGCTCGGAAACCCGTACGTGCGGCAGCTCGGAGAGCGCGGCGCTCAGCGTCGCCGGGTCGAGCTCGGCGAGCTCGCCCTGGCCGAAGAGCGCCCGCGACGCGGCGATCACGGCGGCCGTCTGGCCGGCGCCGTGCACCAGCGTCGTCAGCTCCTCGGCCAGCGCCCGCTGGGCGGCGCGGGCCTGAGGGCGCTCCTCGGTCTGCCTCTCCAGCTCCTCCAGCTCCTCGCGGGACCTGAAGGACAGGATCCGCATGTACGTCGACACGTCGCGGTCGTCCACGTTCAGCCAGAACTGGTAGAACGCGTACGGCGTCGTCATCTCCGGGTCGAGCCAGACGGCGCCGCCCTCGGTCTTGCCGAACTTGGTGCCGTCCGCCTTGACCATCAGCGGCGTCGCGACGCAGTGCACCGCGGCGTCCGGCTCCAGCCGGTGGATCAGGTCCAGGCCCGCCGTGAGGTTGCCCCACTGGTCGCTGCCGCCCTGCTGGAGCGTGCAGCCGTACCTGCGGTACAGCTCCAGGAAGTCCATGC of the Streptomyces aurantiacus genome contains:
- a CDS encoding DUF3099 domain-containing protein, with the protein product MRKQSDAEVFRITGARQGLADDVRGRQRRYIISMSVRTVSVVLAATLWNVERHVAVVALVLGILLPYISVVIANAGRENAPSLPSTFVTAPTRPMLAEPGAGGVAEPAPEDLAADPDARPRGEPRERA
- the tyrS gene encoding tyrosine--tRNA ligase — translated: MTDIVDELKWRGLFALSTDEDALRKALADGPVTFYCGFDPTAASLHVGHLVQVLTMRRLQQAGLRPLALVGGATGQIGDPRPTAERTLNDPETVANWVGRLRGQIEPFLSFEGENAAVMVNNLDWTAGLSAIEFLRDIGKHFRVNKMLTKDSVARRLESQEGISYTEFSYQLLQGMDFLELYRRYGCTLQQGGSDQWGNLTAGLDLIHRLEPDAAVHCVATPLMVKADGTKFGKTEGGAVWLDPEMTTPYAFYQFWLNVDDRDVSTYMRILSFRSREELEELERQTEERPQARAAQRALAEELTTLVHGAGQTAAVIAASRALFGQGELAELDPATLSAALSELPHVRVSEPGPVVDLFAEVGLVASKSAARRTVKEGGAYVNNVKVASEDAVPGKEDLLHGRWLVLRRGKKNLAAVEVAP
- a CDS encoding solute symporter family protein, whose protein sequence is MSPAITQVPLAAGEASEHRPLIIALFAVFVVATLVITVWAGRQTKDAADFYAGGRQFSAFQNGLAVSGDYMSAASFLGIAGAIALFGYDGFLYSIGFLVAWLVALLLVAEPLRNSGRYTMGDVLAYRMRQRPVRTAAGTSTIVVSIFYLLAQMAGAGVLVSLLLGITSDAGKVGIVALVGILMIVYVTIGGMKGTTWVQMVKAVLLISGTLLITFLVLLKFDFNVSDLLGSAAKNSGQGAAFLEPGLKYGLTTTSSIDFISLGIALVLGTAGLPHILIRFYTVPNAKAARKSVNWAIGIIGGFYLMTIALGFGAAALISKQEIVESNPAGNTAAPLLALHLGGVDSAWGAILLATISAVAFATILAVVAGLTLASSSSFAHDIYANVIKKGQATEKQEINAARYATIGIGVVSIGLGALARDLNVAGLVALAFAVAASANLPTILYSLFWKRFTTQGALWSIYGGLTTAVGLVLFSPVVSGKATSMFPDVDFHWFPLENPGIISIPVGFLLGFVGTLLSKEKADAGKYAELEVRSLTGTGAH
- a CDS encoding GlsB/YeaQ/YmgE family stress response membrane protein codes for the protein MGWLWAIIVGFVLGLLAKAIIPGKQHSPLWLTTIFGIIGAIVGNAIARGFGIDETSGIDWGRHALQLAAAVVIVFLGDMLYTAMRGNKQRT
- the moaA gene encoding GTP 3',8-cyclase MoaA; amino-acid sequence: MLIDTYGRVATDLRVSLTDRCNLRCTYCMPEEGLQWLAKPDLLTDDEIVRLIGIAVTRLGITEVRFTGGEPLLRPGLVGIVERVAALEPRPQMSLTTNGIGLKRTATALKAAGLDRVNVSLDTLRPDVFKTLTRRDRHKDVIEGLEAARAAELTPVKVNSVLMPGLNENEAPDLLAWAVEHDYELRFIEQMPLDAQHGWKREGMVTAGDILASLRTRFELTEEGSEERGSAPAERWVVDGGPHRVGVIASVTRPFCSACDRTRLTADGQVRTCLFASEETDLRAALRSDAPDEEVARIWRLAMWGKKAGAGLDDPSFVQPDRPMSAIGG